From Lytechinus variegatus isolate NC3 chromosome 16, Lvar_3.0, whole genome shotgun sequence, the proteins below share one genomic window:
- the LOC121429810 gene encoding protein CWC15 homolog — translation MTTAARPTFNPAKGGSGKGEGDLSALSKQYSSRDLPAHTKLKYRQPGQDTSDELRSRDFRKDLEDRERAAREKRSDRGRESSSSSSTKRPRLEQIPAANLDADDPLDNDDDDASDDSDDETAELLAELNKIKKERAQENSRKEQEKKVEEERIRTENILSGNPLMSSQKSDFKVKRRWDDDVVFKNCARGEDDKKEKKFINDTLRSEFHKRFLEKYIH, via the exons ATGACAACAGCAGCACGACCAACGTTCAACCCAGCAAAGGGAGGCAGTGGGAAAGGAGAAGGGGATTTGAGTGCTCTATCCAAGCAGTATTCCAGTCGTGATCTGCCAGCGCATACAAAGTTGAAATACAG ACAGCCTGGTCAGGACACCAGCGATGAGCTCCGCAGCCGTGACTTCCGCAAAGATCTGGAGGATAGAGAGCGTGCAGCCCGGGAGAAGAGGAGCGACAGGGGAAGGG AGTCGTCTAGTAGCAGTAGCACCAAGAGACCAAGGTTAGAACAGATACCAGCCGCTAATCTGGATGCAGATGATCcccttgataatgatgatgat GATGCATCTGACGACAGTGATGACGAGACAGCCGAGCTTCTTGCTGAACTCAACAAaatcaagaaagaaagagcTCAGGAAAATTCAAGAAag GAGCAAGAAAAGAAAGTCGAAGAGGAGAGGATACGAACAGAAAACATTCTGAGCGGCAATCCTCTAATGTCGTCACAGAAATCAGACTTCAAGGTCAAGAGAAG GTGGGATGATGATGTGGTCTTCAAGAACTGTGCCAGGGGGGAGGACGacaagaaggagaagaagtTCATCAACGATACCCTCCGGTCGGAATTCCACAAGAGATTCTTGGAGAAATACATACACTAA